From a region of the Streptomyces sp. B21-083 genome:
- a CDS encoding response regulator transcription factor, which produces MSEAHGDNRLTGAAGSAESAEPAAPAGPAEPTASAPAAEAGRSATDSGGSGGSGDAGGRRVRVVLVDDHRMFRTGVQAEIGETERTGVEVVGEAADVDQAVTVITATRPEVVLLDVHLPGGGGVEVLRRCAPLMGDATQPVRFLALSVSDAAEDVIGVIRGGARGYVTKTITGTDLVDSVFRVQDGDAVFSPRLAGFVLDAFASTDAPPVDEDLDRLTQREREVLRLIARGYAYKEIAKQLFISVKTVESHVSAVLRKLQLSNRHELTRWATARRLV; this is translated from the coding sequence ATGAGCGAGGCGCACGGGGACAACAGGCTGACCGGGGCGGCCGGTTCGGCGGAGTCGGCCGAACCGGCAGCACCTGCCGGACCGGCCGAACCGACGGCATCCGCCCCAGCCGCAGAGGCAGGCCGGTCCGCCACCGACAGCGGCGGCAGCGGTGGCAGTGGTGACGCGGGCGGCCGACGGGTGCGTGTGGTTCTCGTCGACGACCACCGTATGTTCCGTACGGGTGTCCAGGCCGAGATCGGGGAGACCGAGCGGACCGGCGTCGAGGTGGTCGGTGAGGCCGCCGACGTCGACCAGGCGGTCACGGTCATCACCGCCACCCGGCCCGAGGTGGTCCTTCTCGACGTCCATCTGCCGGGCGGTGGAGGGGTCGAAGTCCTGCGCCGCTGTGCGCCGTTGATGGGCGACGCCACTCAGCCGGTGCGCTTTCTGGCGTTGTCCGTCTCGGATGCCGCCGAGGACGTCATCGGTGTGATCCGCGGTGGCGCGCGCGGTTACGTGACGAAGACGATCACCGGCACGGACCTGGTCGACTCCGTCTTCCGTGTCCAGGACGGCGACGCGGTGTTCTCGCCGCGCCTCGCCGGGTTCGTCCTGGACGCGTTCGCGTCCACGGACGCCCCACCGGTGGACGAGGACCTCGACCGCCTCACCCAGCGCGAGCGAGAGGTACTGCGGCTGATCGCCAGGGGCTATGCGTACAAGGAGATCGCCAAGCAGCTCTTCATCTCCGTGAAGACGGTGGAGTCGCATGTGTCGGCGGTGCTCAGGAAGCTCCAGTTGTCGAACCGGCACGAGCTGACGAGGTGGGCCACGGCACGGCGGCTGGTCTAG